The Chryseolinea soli nucleotide sequence CGCGACGGCATTGCCCGGCTCGAGCATGAGGTGACGGAGGAATATATCCACGAGATCCTTCACAACAGCCTTTCGCGCGGCCTGATGGTGGTGGCCGAACACCCCGATGATCCTAATGAACTGGTGGCCGATATGCACGGTTACACGATGGGACTGGAGATCTTCAAACACTTAATTACCGACGTGACGGTATGCGTCCACCCCGACTTCCAGGGGAGAAAGATCGGCCGCACGATCCTCACCATCTACCTGGACGAAATTGTGCGCAACCGCCCCGAGATCGGGAAGGTGGAATTGATTGCCCGCGAAGGAAATCTCAGGGCGATCCATTTATATCAATCTGTTGGCTTCCGCATCGAGGGCCGGTTGGAAATGCGCATCCGCATGGCCGATGGCACGTATGAAGCCGATATCCCGATGGGATGGCAAAACCCTTCATTTGAATTCGACATGCCCTAGCCTGGGTCATGAACATTTCATTCCCGGGTATATAACCCCGGTTGCAAAAAAAAGATTGAAAAGGATTTTCGTTAGACGAGGTATTCGAACAGGTTTTCGTTCTGATTCACCAGCGTGTAGTTCAGCTTGTGGCCGTCCATACGGGCAATGAGCGAGTTGAAATCGTCTTTTGATTTCACTTCGATGCCGATGAGTGCGGGACCACTTTCCTTGTTATTCTTCTGGATGAATTCAAAACGCACGATGTCGTCGTTGGGGCCCAAAATGTCGTTGACGAATTCTTTGAGGGCTCCGGGGCGCTGCGCAAAGCGTACGATGAAATAATACTTGAGGCCTTCGTAGAGCAGCGAGCGTTCTTTGATCTCCTGCATGCGGTCGATGTCGTTGTTGCCGCCGCTGAGGACGCAGACTACCTTTTTGCCTTTGATCTGGGCTGCGTATTGATCGAGGGCTGCGATGGACAATGCCCCGGCCGGTTCGGCCACGATGGCATCTTCGTTGTAGAGTTGCAGGATGGTGGTGCTCACTTTGCCTTCGGGCACCAGCAGCAAGTCGGTGATCACGTCTTTGCAGAGCTCGAATGTGATGTCGCCCACTTTCTTCACGGCCGCGCCGTCGACAAAGCGCTGGATCGTATCGAGCACAACGGGCTTGCCTGCATCGAGGGCAGCTTTCATGGAGGGTGCGCCCAGGGGTTCTACGCCCACCAGTTTGGTTTGGGGCGAGAAGAGTCTGAAATATTGACCCACGCCGGCACAAAGGCCGCCACCGCCAATGGGCACGAAGATGTAGTCGATGCCCGACAGGTCGTCGAGGATCTCTTTGCCTACGGTGCCTTGTCCTTCAATCACTTTCAGGTGATCGAATGGCGGGATGAAGACCATTTCATTTTCTTCGGTAAACGCCAGCGCATGGGCCTGGCATTCGTCGAACGTGTCGCCGATGAGGACGATCTCGATGTTGTTGCCGCCAAACATTCTCACCTGGTTGATCTTTTGTTTGGGGGTGATGGCGGGCATGTAGATCACGCCTTTGATGTCGAGGTATTTGCAGGCGAAGGCCACCCCTTGGGCGTGGTTGCCGGCACTCGCACACACGACGCCGCGTTTGCGCTGGTCGTCGCTCAGGCTTTGGATGAGGTTGTAGGCACCCCGCAATTTATACGAGCGCACCACCTGCAAATCTTCGCGTTTAATGTAAATCTCGGCTTGAAATTTTTCGGAGAGTTTGCGATGGTATTGCAACGGCGTTTTCAGCGCTACGGCTTTGAGCGCGTAGGCGGCGGCGTTGATGTTGAGGTCGTATGTTTGTGAGGTGGGTTTCATAAGGATAAAATACTAACCGCGAAGGCATCAAAAGATCGTGTCCGTTGCGCCTTCGCGGTTAAGGAAAATTAGTTGATCATGCTGGCTTCCACCGTGTTCTTCTCAGGTCTGAGTTGACGTACGGCGGCACCGGCTTGCCAGAGTTCGCTTTCGCGGAGTTCTTTCAGTTCTTCTGCCAGCTTCTCGCGGTAGTCGGGCTTGCTGCAAGTTTCGATGGTGCGTTTTGCTTCGGCGCCAGTGGCTACGCTCTTGTACAATTCCTGGAATACGGGAAGGGTAGCGGCTTTGAATTTCTTTTTCCAATCCAATGCACCGCGTTGTGCCGTAGTGGAACAGTTGGCATACATCCAGTCCATACCGTTCTCGGCGACGAGGGGCATGAGGCTTTGCGTGAGCTCTTCTACGGTTTCGTTGAAGGCTTCGGAAGGCGAGTGGCCGTTGGCGCGCAGCACTTCGTATTGTGCTTCGAAGATGCCGGCGATGGCACCCATCAACGTTCCTCGTTCGCCGCTGAGGTCGGAGTATACTTCTTTCTTGAAATCAGTTTCAAACAAATAGCCCGATCCCACGCCGATGCCAAGGGCAATGGCTTTCTGTTTGGCATTGCCGGTTGCGTCTTGGAACACAGCATAGCTGGAGTTGATACCCTTGCCTTGGAGGAACAGGCGGCGTACGGAAGTACCCGATCCCTTAGGAGCCGCTAACACCACGTCGATGTCTGCAGGAGGGATGATGCCGGTTTGTTCTTTGAAGGTGATGCCAAAGCCGTGCGAGAAATATAAGGTCTTGCCTTTGGTGAGGAAAGGTTTGATCGTGGGCCACAGGGCGATCTGTCCGGCATCGGAGAGCAGAAACTCGATAACGGTTCCGCGTTGTGCTGCTTCTTCGATCTCGAACAATGTTTTGCCAGGAACCCATCCGTGTTCAACCGCTTTGTCCCATGTTTTGGATCCTTTGCGTTGGCCAACGATAACGTTGAAACCGTTGTCGCGCAGGTTGAGGGCTTGCGCCGGGCCTTGCACACCGTAGCCTATAATGGCAATTGTCTCGTTCTTCAGTATGTCAAGTGCTTTTTCCATCGGGAATTCTTCACGGGTAACAACCTCTTCGATCGTTCCGCCAAAATTGATCTTTGCCATTTTGATTTATTGTTTAAGTTTTAATTTTTTACGTGTTGTGTTTTTTTGATCCGGATCGCTTCCGCGTTATACAACTTGTTCGTTGTGCTTGGCGCTCAATTCGCAATAGAGATCGCTTCCGGGATAGTAGATCGCATATTCCACTTCGATGAGCTTCTCCAGCTGGTGTTTCACTTTCTCCATCATGTCGGCCGTGGTGAACAGCAGCAGCACGGCCACCCCCATGCGAAAGTCGCCTTCCACTTCGTGGGCCACCAGTTTTTTGATCCTGATCCTGCGGCGATTCAGGATATTAACGATCCGGTTCAAAACCGAAAAGTTATTATCGGAATGTATTTCAAGGGTGAATTCCTGTTTCATAGTTATCGTGTTGGTCTCTAAAAGGGTGCGGGTGTGTATGGTCATAGCATTAGATCTTAGGAGCTTCCAAAAGAACATCGGCCACGCCGGCGCCGGCGGGAACCATGGGGAACACGTTGTCTTCTTTGCCGACAACCACTTCCAGGAAATAAGGCGTTTCCGCGGCGAGCATTTCTTTCAATGCGCCCTGAAGATCGTCGCGGGCCTCCACTTTGCGTGCGGGGATACTATAGGCTTCGGCCAGTTTCACGAAGTCGGGGTTCTGCATCTCGGTGAACGAATAACGCTTGCCATGGAACAGCTGTTGCCACTGGCGCACCATGCCCAGGAAGTTATTGTTCAACACAATGATCTTCACGGGAATTTTGTATTGCATAATGGTGCCTAATTCTTGCACGGTCATTTGATAGCCACCGTCACCGATCACGGCCACCACTTGTTTTGCGGGTGTGCCCAGCTTGGCACCCATCGCGGCAGGCAAGGCAAAACCCATCGTGCCGGCGCCGCCCGAGGTGACGTTGGTGCGGGGATCTTTGTATTGATAATAGCGCGAGGTCGTCATCTGGTGCTGACCTACGTCGGTCACGACCACGGCTTCTCCTTTTGTGAAATTGGAGAGGTGGTGAATGACTTCGGCCATGGTGAGTTTTTCGCTGGTGGGGAAAAATTCCTTGCGAACCACTTTGTCGTATTCTTCATCGTTCAGCTTTTTGAAGCTGGCGATCCATTCGGCGTGACGGTTGGCTTTGCACTTGGGCTGCAAGGCCGTCAGCGCTTCTTTCGCGTCGGCGTGAACGGCCACATCGGCCTTGATGATCTTGTTGATCTCCGCTTTGTCGATCTCGATGTGAACGACCTTGGCTTGCTTGGCATATTTGCTCACGTTGCCGGTTACACGGTCATCGAAACGCATGCCCACGGCGATGAGCACATCGCATTCGTTCGTGTTCAGGTTGGGGCCATAGTTTCCGTGCATGCCCAGGAAGCCGACATAATTCGGGTGATCTGTGGGGAAGGCACCGAGTCCAAGCAACGTGCTGGCTACCGGAATGCCGGTCTTTTCAGAGAAAGCGATCAATTCCTTTGTCGCTCCGGACAACAGGATGCCCTGGCCGGCGAGAATGTAAGGACGTTTGGCATTGTTGATCAATTCCGCAGCAGCGTCTACTTGCGTCGGTTGCAGCGTGGGTTTCGGTTTATAGGTGCGGATGCTCTCGCATTTTTTGTAGTCCGCTTCCTCGATCATCTCGTTCTGTGCGTTCTTGGTAATGTCTACCAGAACAGGTCCGGGACGGCCAGTGTTGGCGATATAGAAAGCGCGTGCTACGGCGGGTGCGATATCTTTGGCTTCCGTTACCTGGATGTTCCATTTCGTTACCGGGATGGTGGTGTTCACCACATCGGTTTCCTGGAAAGCATCCGTGCCCAACAGGTGCGCAAACACCTGGCCGGTGATGCAGACCAGGGGCGTGGAGTCGATGAGTGCATCGGCCAGGCCGGTCACCAGGTTGGTAGCACCGGGGCCGGAGGTGGCAAACACAACACCTGCTTTTCCCGACACGCGGGCAAAGCCCTGGGCGGCGTGGATCGCGCCTTGTTCGTGGCGCACGAGTATGTGTGTCAGCCGGTCGGCATAGTGATAGAGGGCATCGTATACCGGCATGATCGCTCCGCCGGGATATCCGAAGATGATGTCGGCGCCTTCTTCCACCAGGCTGCGAAGCAACACTTCGGAACCGGTGATCTTTTGTTTGGGTTGGGTTTCCGTCCCAACGGCAAGTTTAGTCTTCGTCAGTAACGCATCCATCTGCAGCAGTTTTTACGTGTTTGGCATACTTCCATAAAATTCCATTCTTGGCGTTCAGCGGTGGAGTCTTCCAGGCCGCTCTGCGTTTGGACAAGGTCGCATCGTCAACCAGCAGGTTGATCGTGTGACCCTGTACATCTATTTCAATCAGATCATTGTCTTCCACGAGGGCGATCACGCCGCCTTCATAAGCTTCGGGGGTGATGTGCCCGATGAGGAGGCCGTGTGAGCCGCCGGAAAATCTTCCGTCGGTGATCAGGGCCACGCTCTTGCCAAGACCCACGCCCATGATGGCCGAAGTGGGCTTGAGCATTTCCGGCATGCCGGGAGCGCCTTTGGGGCCTACGTAGCGGATCACCACCACGTCGCCGGGTTTTACTTTACCACTCTGGATGCCATCCACCAAAGCAAACTCGCCGTTGAATACGCGGGCGGGTCCTTTGAAGCGATCGCCTTCTTTGCCCGTGATCTTGGCTACCGATCCTTTGGCCGCCAGGTTTCCGTACAGGATCTGGAGGTGGCCCGTGGCCTTGATGGCTTTTTCGAAGGGCAGGATGATATCCTGTTTTGTGAAATCCAGGTCGGGGATACTTTCCAGGTTTTCTTTTACTGTCTTTCCGGTTACGGTGATGCAATCACCGTGGAGGAAGCCCTTCTTCAGCAAATATTTCATCACCGCGGGCACGCCGCCGATCTTGTGGAGGTCTTCCATCAAATATTTTCCGCTGGGCTTGAGGTCGGCGATGAGCGGTGTTTTGTCGCTGATGCGCTGAAAGTCTTCTTGTGTGAGCGACACGCCGGCGCACTTGGCCATCGCGATGAGGTGCAACACGGCATTAGTGGATCCACCCAAAACCATGACCACGGTGATGGCGTTCTCAAAGGCCTTCTTGGTCATGATGTCGCGCGGCTTCAGGTCGCGCTCCAGCAGGAGGCGGATGGCGTTGGCGGCCTCGATGCACTCTGCCGATTTCTCTTTGCTGAGCGCAGGGTTCGATGCCGAGAAAGGCAATGACATCCCCATCGCTTCGATGGCCGATGCCATGGTGTTGGCGGTGTACATGCCCCCGCAAGCGCCTGCGCCGGGGCAAGAGTTTTGGATGATGCCTTTGAAATCTTCCGGCGTAATGGTACCCGCCATTTTCTGCCCCAGGGCTTCGAAGGCGGAGATGATGTTCAGTTGTTGTCCTTTCCAGTGGCCGCCGGCAATGGTGCCGCCGTAGACCATGATGGAGGGCCGGTTCAAGCGGGCCATGGCCATCAAGGCGCCGGGCATGTTTTTGTCGCAGCCGGGAACGGCGATGAGGCCGTCGTAGTACTGCGCACCGCATACGGTTTCGATCGAGTCGGCGATCACTTCGCGGCTCACTAGCGAATAGCGCATGCCTTCGGTGCCGTTGCTCATGCCGTCGCTCACGCCGATGGTGTGGAAGATGAGACCTACGAGGTCTTTGGTCCACACCGCGGTCTTCACTTCTTCGGCCAGCTTGTTGAGGTGCATGTTGCAAGTGTTGCCGTCATAGCCCGTGCTCACAATGCCCACCTGGGCCTTCTTCAAATCTTCTTCCGTCAATCCGATCCCATACAGCATGGCTTGCGCCGCGGGCAGCGTGGGATCTTGTGTGAGGGTCTTGCTATACTTGTTCAGTTCCAAAATGTATCTGCGGTTTAATCGTAAAATCTTTAAAAACGGGTCGAGTGAAGTTATCGGTGGGGACAACTTCACCTCCCCGAACATCTATCTGGTTGTAGTTAGATGATGACGTAGCTGAAGGACTTCTCCAACACCTGGCATTTGTAGGCCTCTTGTACAGTGGCGCCCAGGCTTTCGTACCATTCCTTGCGGAAGGGCTTGGCGTCGATGGACTCGATGCCGGCGATCTCGGCCGCGGTGCCGCAGAGGAAGGCACTGTCGGCGCTTTCCAGTTCTTCAGGGCTGATATTTCTTTCCTTCACCGGGATGTCCAGTTCGCGGCAGATGTTGAGCACGGTTTGCCGTGTGATGCCGGGCAGGATGTGTCCCACGGGAGGGGTATACAACACGCCGTTCTTTTCCAGGAAGAAGTTCGCGCCGGGCGCTTCGGCCACGTTGCCGTTCATGTCGAGCATGAGGGCTTCGTCGTAGCCGCGTACTTTGGCTTCGCTGGTGGCGAGGATCGAGTTCACGTAATGGCCGGTGACCTTGGCTTCCATTTTCAGGGAGTTGGGGTTAGGGCGCTGGTAGGAGGAAACACAAAGCTTGAGCAGCTTGTCGCCATGGTATTTGTCCCATTCCCAGGCGCACATCATCAGGAACACATCCTGGGGTTGGGTGAGGGTCATGTTGGGACCACAGTAGACCAGCGGGCGGATATAGCTGTCGGAGAGGTTGTTTCTTTCGAGGAGTTGGTAAGCGATTTGAACCAGTTCTTCGGTTTCGTACTGAAAGGGAATGCCCACGAGCGCGCAGCTTTTGCGCAGGCGTTCGAAGTGTTCGAAGGCCTTAAAGATCTTGACGCCGTTTAGTGACTGGTAAGCACGGATGCCCTCGAATGCACCGAAGCCATAATGCAGTGTCTGGCTGTAGAGGTCGGTGTGAGCATCAACCGCTTTTATGAACTTACCATTCAAGAAAAGGATCGTGTCTTTCGTGTAATACATATAACAATTGTTAGTTTGTTTTAGCCTGTATAAAACAAAACCGCCCCGAGGCTATCGGGGCGGTTCGTGAGTTTTTAGTTCGTTATGCTATATCACCATCGCCCCTGCGGGTTTGACCACGATCACGACGATTAGAAGCAACAAAAACAGGGAAGCCATGGACCTTGAAAGGTTCATGCTGCGTTCTGATATTGTTGTTGAATTCGACATATAATTTTGTGCGAGTACAATGGTCACAAATTATCGACTAAGGTTCAAGTTATTTACCAAAAATATTTGAAATTTCATCAATAACGAATGTTAGCTACTCCGTACGGGTGTTAGTTAAGGGGTTAATTTTGCCTGTGGTGGCCGTTGTTTTTTGAGGTACGGAAGGGATGTTTTTTTGTTGTTTTGGGAAGGGCATCGCGTTGGAAAAAAAATTTAGGCGCAAAGGCGTCCTCCTTTGCTGGAGCTTCGGCGGGCAGGCAGGAATTTTTACGGTTTGAACGCAGACAATGGCGAAAAAGTCCAGTCGCATTTTATGAGAAAAACATCTTACTATCTACGATCAAAAAAGTTGTTGAGATAGCCTATTTTTTTGCTCTGCGCGAGAGATAATAATGCCACAAGAGCATCGTCGCCACGGTGCGGTAGGGCTGCCAGTTTACGGCGATCTCCAGCAGTTCTTCGCGGGTGGTTTCGACCGGGAGATTTTTCAAATGTTTTAACGCATTTACGGCGGCCAGATCGCCAATGGGAAATACATCTACCCGTTGCAACACAAACATCAGGTACACATCGATGGTCCAGTTGCCAACGCCCTTCAGTTGGTTCAGCGTGGCGCGTACATCGTCGTTGGATAATTTTTCTATCGCGGGCAAATGCACTGTTCCATTGACGATCGACTCGGCGAGGTATCGCACGTAGACGGTTTTTTGACGACTGAAGTAACACGCTTTGAGCTCCTCATCCGACAACACCAGAACGCCTTCGGGTGTTATTTCTCCCAGGCGTTCGCGCAGTTTGTTCAATGCGGCTAATGCTGAGGCCAGGGATACTTGTTGTTCCAGGATGATGTGTACCAGGCTTTCAAAAGTGTTGGGCCGTGTCCACATCGGTGGATAACCATAGGTCTGAATGACCGATGTCAGGTCCTTGTCGTTTGATGCCAGGGCATCACAGATTTTGTGGAAGTTGTCGGAAGAGAAGGTCGTGAACATGAATGAAAATGGGGTCAATAAAGTACTGGTACAAGATCCAACTTTCTACCAGAGTGTAGGATTTTTTCTGGAGTTTTCCAGGCGCAATAAAAACGATTTGTTCTCAAGACCGCCACCAAATCCAACTAATTTGCCCGAGTGCCCGATGACGCGGTGGCAAGGCGCAATGATGGAGATCGGATTTTTGTTTGCGGCCATCCCAACAGCGCGCACGGCGTTTGGACTGTCAATTTGTTTTGCGATCTCACCGTAGGTCCGGGTTTCTCCAAAGGGAATGGTCAACAACGCTTCCCATGTTTTTTTCTGAAACGGCGTGCCGATAAAATCCAGTTCGAGCGTGAAGGTTGTTCTTTTTTTCTCGAAGTATTCCGTCAGTTGCTTTTCGGTTTCAACGAGAATGGGGTGGTCATTGCATTCGGTGCTGTTTAGCGGTGCGCTTTGTGGATCGTCGCGCTGCCAGTGTACGCCGGCGAGACCTTTTTCGCTGGCGATGAGGGTTAACTCGCCTACGGGAGATTTTATTTTTTTATGATAATATCCTTCCATGCTTTATTTTTCAGGGATGTCCGCGATGAGTGGGGGCATCCTGCGGTGGATCATATTCCCTATACGTTCATTGCGGACTGAGGGGTGAATAAATTTAGAAATTTCCATTGAAAATATGGGTTCACCGGTTAGGGTAGAAAATTTAAGATGTTCCCTTCTATCGCTTGTTGGTGAAGAACACCAACAAGGGCGGTGGGGCGGTGAGGCGATAAAGTTAAATCGCGCAAAAAAAGGTCCCGGATGTCAGGACCTTTTCATGCCACGTCAGCGGGCAATGCCGGGAAGAATGGAATCTACTCCGACCGCAAACTTTTCGCAGGATTGGTGAGCGCTGCTTTGATCGATTGGAAGCTTACGGTCAGCAATGTAATCGCCAATGCGCCTGTGCTTGCCATGACAAAGACCCCCCAGGAAATGTTGATCCTGTATTGGTATTGTGCCAGCCAGTTGTTCATAAAATAGAACGATAAGGGAGTGGCCACAACACAAGAGATCGCGACCAGGAAAACAAAATCCTTTGACAGCAACCGCCACAATTCGGATACCGACGCGCCCATGACTTTGCGGATGCCGATTTCCTTGGTGCGTTGTTCGGCTACGAATGACGCCAGCCCGAAAAGCCCCAGACAACTGATGACAATGGCCAGGGTGGCGAAGACAAAGGCAATGTGGCCGATGCGCTTTTCATTGCTGAATTTTTTTCCAAACTCCTGGTCGGCGAAGGCGTATTCGAACGCGTTGGAAGGGTCGTATTTTTTAAAGACCGGTTCGATCTTCGCCAGGGCTTCCGTTGCACTGGCCCGCGGATTTAGTTTAAGGTTCACGATATTGTAGTTGATAAAAGAAATCCTATTGGACTTCAAAAAGAACATCATGGGCCTCACCGCTTCATAGGGCGACTGCGTGATCATGTTTTTGACAACTCCAATAATTTTCCACTCCCCGTTTTCACCCCACTTGATGACTTGGTCTATCGGATTTTGAAATCCAAGGTAGTCCACGGCGGCTTCGTTCACGATGAACCCGGAAGAATCGCTGGCAAAGTCTTTCGAAAAATCTCTTCCATTTTTTATTTGCCACCCGATGGTCTTCCCGAAATCGTGCGTGACGCCGATCGTTACAAATTCCTCGGCCATGTCCGGGTTTTTCCCTTGCCACTCGAAGCCGCTGTTGGTGGTGTAGATGTCCGTTATGGAACTTTCCGATGCGGCAATTTCTTCCACGACGCCGGTTTGTAAGAGATCGTTGCGCAAGACCTCAAAGCGTTTCATGATCTCTGCCGTTTTGATGGGCACCGATACGCAACCATTGATGGCATATCCGATCGGCCGGTCTTGCGCAAACCGGATCTGCCGGAAGACGATGAGCGTGCCCACGATGAGCGTGACCGAAACCGTGAACTGCACGACCACAAGCACCTTGCGCGGCACGGCGGCAAAACGGCCGGCGCTGAAAGCGCCCTTCAAGACTTTTGCCGGCTGAAACGCGGAGAGATACAAGGCAGGATAACTTCCCGCGATCAATCCCGTGACGATGGCAAAGGCGGTGCACGCAAACCAAAACCACGGCGCGCTCCAGGGTAGACCGATGCGTTTGCCGGAAACCTCGTTAAACCAGGGAAGAGCGAGTAGGACTACCATCAGTGAAAAGACAAAAGCGATCAGCGCGACCAATAGCGACTCCGTGAAAAACTGATTGATCAGCTGCGTGCGAACGGAGCCGATCGTTTTCCGGATGCCCACTTCCTTTGCCCGCTTTTCGGAACGCGCCGTGCTCAGGTTCATGAAGTTGATACAAGCCAGGAACAAAACAAAGCCACCGATGGTCCCCAGCATCCAAACGGATTGAATCCCACCACCAACCGATACGCCATCTTTAAAATCGGAATGGAGACGCCAGCGGCTCATGGGGTGAAGAAGCAGTTGGGGGTTTGATTTGTCGCGTTCTTCCGTAGACGTTCTCTTCAGCTTGGCGTCTTTGATCTTTGCCGACACAGCGTTCATGTCGGCGCCTTTGGTGACTTGCACAAAGCATTGAAACCAACTGTTGCCCCAACCCACCCGTTGTTCCAGCTCTGGGGCAATCAACCCCCAGGCCAGGATAACATTCAAATCGGAAAAGGAGGAATTGTCGGGCAGGTCTTCGTAGACACCCATTACCTTTACATCAAACCGGTTGTCGACCTGGAGGGTTTTCTCGATGGGATCGTCTTCACCAAAAAGAGCTTTTGCGGTGGACTGAGAAAGTAGGATCGCATTGAGGTCCTTCGGCCCTGGGGACGTTCCGCTCAACATTTTCAGCGTCAACATTTCTGCCAGTCCGGGCTCCATGAAGCAGCCGGATTTTTTCACGCTCTTTTCTTCATAAGAAAGTTTATGGCCTTCAGGGAAACTGCCGATCACGACATGATCGAAGTTGTCACCGTAGGTGTTCCGCAGTTCGGGACCCAGTTGCATGGCCTGGCTAAACCAGGTTTCCACCTGCCCATCGAAGGTTTGGTTCTGAACCACGCGCGCAATGCGATCGTAGTTCGTGAAATTTGTATCATACGACACCTCATCAAAAACCCAAAGGCCGATGAGCATCGCGGCGGCCATCCCAGTGGTGAGACCGCCGATGTTGATGAGGGAATAGCCTTTATTCTTTAAAAGGTTTCGCCAGCCGATCTTGAAGTAACTTTTGAACATAGCATATTGGTTTGCAGATTGAATTTCGTTTACCGGCCGGATCATGCTGGGCCTGAAAAGCAGAAGCACGTCGATGATGAACCGGATGTTCGCTCTTGTTTTGCCGGAAGTTTTTAATCGTTCGTCATAAAGTTCGAGCAGGTCTCCTTCGATGTATTTCCTTAGCGCGGGATGACAGAACCACCGGAAGAAACGGTGAAACAATTTTGGCGGTTCTTGGGGTTGTGTTTTCATAAAGGATGGCCCGACCCTGGGTTCAGAATTTCATGGAAGTACCCGGCGGAAGAATAAATTCCTATTCGTAGTATTAATAATTATGCCAAATGGAAAAAGGGCTAATCGGAGGGAATTGGGTGGGGGAGAGCCGAAGGGTTGTTCGCATTCGAACAAAAATTGCTCGGATCAGAGCAGGGAGTCAGGAGCCTGCCTGGTGGTTAAATATTTTTTCTTTGGGGGTATGGGTGGGCGTTGCTTTGTTACATTTGCGGGAATCCATCCCTTTGGATACGG carries:
- a CDS encoding GNAT family N-acetyltransferase, producing the protein MHYRTATEEDAPRLLRLYKAVSRVRDGIARLEHEVTEEYIHEILHNSLSRGLMVVAEHPDDPNELVADMHGYTMGLEIFKHLITDVTVCVHPDFQGRKIGRTILTIYLDEIVRNRPEIGKVELIAREGNLRAIHLYQSVGFRIEGRLEMRIRMADGTYEADIPMGWQNPSFEFDMP
- the ilvA gene encoding threonine ammonia-lyase IlvA, whose amino-acid sequence is MKPTSQTYDLNINAAAYALKAVALKTPLQYHRKLSEKFQAEIYIKREDLQVVRSYKLRGAYNLIQSLSDDQRKRGVVCASAGNHAQGVAFACKYLDIKGVIYMPAITPKQKINQVRMFGGNNIEIVLIGDTFDECQAHALAFTEENEMVFIPPFDHLKVIEGQGTVGKEILDDLSGIDYIFVPIGGGGLCAGVGQYFRLFSPQTKLVGVEPLGAPSMKAALDAGKPVVLDTIQRFVDGAAVKKVGDITFELCKDVITDLLLVPEGKVSTTILQLYNEDAIVAEPAGALSIAALDQYAAQIKGKKVVCVLSGGNNDIDRMQEIKERSLLYEGLKYYFIVRFAQRPGALKEFVNDILGPNDDIVRFEFIQKNNKESGPALIGIEVKSKDDFNSLIARMDGHKLNYTLVNQNENLFEYLV
- the ilvC gene encoding ketol-acid reductoisomerase; this translates as MAKINFGGTIEEVVTREEFPMEKALDILKNETIAIIGYGVQGPAQALNLRDNGFNVIVGQRKGSKTWDKAVEHGWVPGKTLFEIEEAAQRGTVIEFLLSDAGQIALWPTIKPFLTKGKTLYFSHGFGITFKEQTGIIPPADIDVVLAAPKGSGTSVRRLFLQGKGINSSYAVFQDATGNAKQKAIALGIGVGSGYLFETDFKKEVYSDLSGERGTLMGAIAGIFEAQYEVLRANGHSPSEAFNETVEELTQSLMPLVAENGMDWMYANCSTTAQRGALDWKKKFKAATLPVFQELYKSVATGAEAKRTIETCSKPDYREKLAEELKELRESELWQAGAAVRQLRPEKNTVEASMIN
- the ilvB gene encoding biosynthetic-type acetolactate synthase large subunit, which translates into the protein MDALLTKTKLAVGTETQPKQKITGSEVLLRSLVEEGADIIFGYPGGAIMPVYDALYHYADRLTHILVRHEQGAIHAAQGFARVSGKAGVVFATSGPGATNLVTGLADALIDSTPLVCITGQVFAHLLGTDAFQETDVVNTTIPVTKWNIQVTEAKDIAPAVARAFYIANTGRPGPVLVDITKNAQNEMIEEADYKKCESIRTYKPKPTLQPTQVDAAAELINNAKRPYILAGQGILLSGATKELIAFSEKTGIPVASTLLGLGAFPTDHPNYVGFLGMHGNYGPNLNTNECDVLIAVGMRFDDRVTGNVSKYAKQAKVVHIEIDKAEINKIIKADVAVHADAKEALTALQPKCKANRHAEWIASFKKLNDEEYDKVVRKEFFPTSEKLTMAEVIHHLSNFTKGEAVVVTDVGQHQMTTSRYYQYKDPRTNVTSGGAGTMGFALPAAMGAKLGTPAKQVVAVIGDGGYQMTVQELGTIMQYKIPVKIIVLNNNFLGMVRQWQQLFHGKRYSFTEMQNPDFVKLAEAYSIPARKVEARDDLQGALKEMLAAETPYFLEVVVGKEDNVFPMVPAGAGVADVLLEAPKI
- the ilvD gene encoding dihydroxy-acid dehydratase, which encodes MLELNKYSKTLTQDPTLPAAQAMLYGIGLTEEDLKKAQVGIVSTGYDGNTCNMHLNKLAEEVKTAVWTKDLVGLIFHTIGVSDGMSNGTEGMRYSLVSREVIADSIETVCGAQYYDGLIAVPGCDKNMPGALMAMARLNRPSIMVYGGTIAGGHWKGQQLNIISAFEALGQKMAGTITPEDFKGIIQNSCPGAGACGGMYTANTMASAIEAMGMSLPFSASNPALSKEKSAECIEAANAIRLLLERDLKPRDIMTKKAFENAITVVMVLGGSTNAVLHLIAMAKCAGVSLTQEDFQRISDKTPLIADLKPSGKYLMEDLHKIGGVPAVMKYLLKKGFLHGDCITVTGKTVKENLESIPDLDFTKQDIILPFEKAIKATGHLQILYGNLAAKGSVAKITGKEGDRFKGPARVFNGEFALVDGIQSGKVKPGDVVVIRYVGPKGAPGMPEMLKPTSAIMGVGLGKSVALITDGRFSGGSHGLLIGHITPEAYEGGVIALVEDNDLIEIDVQGHTINLLVDDATLSKRRAAWKTPPLNAKNGILWKYAKHVKTAADGCVTDED
- a CDS encoding branched-chain amino acid transaminase → MYYTKDTILFLNGKFIKAVDAHTDLYSQTLHYGFGAFEGIRAYQSLNGVKIFKAFEHFERLRKSCALVGIPFQYETEELVQIAYQLLERNNLSDSYIRPLVYCGPNMTLTQPQDVFLMMCAWEWDKYHGDKLLKLCVSSYQRPNPNSLKMEAKVTGHYVNSILATSEAKVRGYDEALMLDMNGNVAEAPGANFFLEKNGVLYTPPVGHILPGITRQTVLNICRELDIPVKERNISPEELESADSAFLCGTAAEIAGIESIDAKPFRKEWYESLGATVQEAYKCQVLEKSFSYVII
- a CDS encoding DNA-3-methyladenine glycosylase family protein, translating into MFTTFSSDNFHKICDALASNDKDLTSVIQTYGYPPMWTRPNTFESLVHIILEQQVSLASALAALNKLRERLGEITPEGVLVLSDEELKACYFSRQKTVYVRYLAESIVNGTVHLPAIEKLSNDDVRATLNQLKGVGNWTIDVYLMFVLQRVDVFPIGDLAAVNALKHLKNLPVETTREELLEIAVNWQPYRTVATMLLWHYYLSRRAKK
- a CDS encoding methylated-DNA--[protein]-cysteine S-methyltransferase — its product is MEGYYHKKIKSPVGELTLIASEKGLAGVHWQRDDPQSAPLNSTECNDHPILVETEKQLTEYFEKKRTTFTLELDFIGTPFQKKTWEALLTIPFGETRTYGEIAKQIDSPNAVRAVGMAANKNPISIIAPCHRVIGHSGKLVGFGGGLENKSFLLRLENSRKNPTLW